From a single Anomaloglossus baeobatrachus isolate aAnoBae1 chromosome 4, aAnoBae1.hap1, whole genome shotgun sequence genomic region:
- the WASHC3 gene encoding WASH complex subunit 3 isoform X3: MDEDGLPIVGSGIDLTKKLSALSLRIQQIETTLNILDAKLSSIPGLEDVKVETHSTSNLINGHLQPQPIPESTIATPQSEVIQQNSINDNALPKEEVQAENVPTVAKDPRYARYLKMVQVGVPVMAIRNKMISEGLNPDLLETPNAPVPDGDVALDDSSDSESSFSD; this comes from the exons ATGGATGAGGATGGGCTGCCCATAGTCGGCTCTGGCATAGACCTCACTAAG AAACTGTCCGCCCTTTCACTTCGTATTCAACAGATCGAAACAACACTCAACATTTTAGATGCAAAG CTTTCTTCTATTCCTGGCCTAGAAGATGTTAAAGTTGAAACTCATTCTACCAGTAACCTCATCAATGGCCACTTGCAACCCCAGCCTATCCCAGAATCTACTATAGCTACACCACAGTCAGAG GTTATCCAGCAGAATTCCATAAATGATAATGCCTTACCAAAGGAAGAAGTACAGGCTGAAAATGTTCCCACTGTGGCAAAAGATCCAAGATATGCCAGATACCTAAAGATGGTGCAAGTG GGTGTCCCCGTGATGGCTATTCGGAATAAAATGATTTCTGAAGGACTAAACCCTGATCTTCTAGA GACTCCCAATGCCCCTGTCCCAGATGGCGACGTTGCACTTGACGACAGCTCTGACAGTGAATCCTCGTTCAGTGACTGA
- the WASHC3 gene encoding WASH complex subunit 3 isoform X1, producing the protein MDEDGLPIVGSGIDLTKVPAIQQKRTVAFLNQFVLHTVQFLNRFSTVCEEKLSALSLRIQQIETTLNILDAKLSSIPGLEDVKVETHSTSNLINGHLQPQPIPESTIATPQSEVIQQNSINDNALPKEEVQAENVPTVAKDPRYARYLKMVQVGVPVMAIRNKMISEGLNPDLLETPNAPVPDGDVALDDSSDSESSFSD; encoded by the exons ATGGATGAGGATGGGCTGCCCATAGTCGGCTCTGGCATAGACCTCACTAAG GTCCCGGCCATCCAACAGAAGAGAACCGTCGCTTTCCTCAACCAGTTCGTGCTGCACACCGTTCAGTTCCTTAATCGCTTTTCTACCGTTTGTGAAGAG AAACTGTCCGCCCTTTCACTTCGTATTCAACAGATCGAAACAACACTCAACATTTTAGATGCAAAG CTTTCTTCTATTCCTGGCCTAGAAGATGTTAAAGTTGAAACTCATTCTACCAGTAACCTCATCAATGGCCACTTGCAACCCCAGCCTATCCCAGAATCTACTATAGCTACACCACAGTCAGAG GTTATCCAGCAGAATTCCATAAATGATAATGCCTTACCAAAGGAAGAAGTACAGGCTGAAAATGTTCCCACTGTGGCAAAAGATCCAAGATATGCCAGATACCTAAAGATGGTGCAAGTG GGTGTCCCCGTGATGGCTATTCGGAATAAAATGATTTCTGAAGGACTAAACCCTGATCTTCTAGA GACTCCCAATGCCCCTGTCCCAGATGGCGACGTTGCACTTGACGACAGCTCTGACAGTGAATCCTCGTTCAGTGACTGA
- the WASHC3 gene encoding WASH complex subunit 3 isoform X2 has translation MDEDGLPIVGSGIDLTKVPAIQQKRTVAFLNQFVLHTVQFLNRFSTVCEELSSIPGLEDVKVETHSTSNLINGHLQPQPIPESTIATPQSEVIQQNSINDNALPKEEVQAENVPTVAKDPRYARYLKMVQVGVPVMAIRNKMISEGLNPDLLETPNAPVPDGDVALDDSSDSESSFSD, from the exons ATGGATGAGGATGGGCTGCCCATAGTCGGCTCTGGCATAGACCTCACTAAG GTCCCGGCCATCCAACAGAAGAGAACCGTCGCTTTCCTCAACCAGTTCGTGCTGCACACCGTTCAGTTCCTTAATCGCTTTTCTACCGTTTGTGAAGAG CTTTCTTCTATTCCTGGCCTAGAAGATGTTAAAGTTGAAACTCATTCTACCAGTAACCTCATCAATGGCCACTTGCAACCCCAGCCTATCCCAGAATCTACTATAGCTACACCACAGTCAGAG GTTATCCAGCAGAATTCCATAAATGATAATGCCTTACCAAAGGAAGAAGTACAGGCTGAAAATGTTCCCACTGTGGCAAAAGATCCAAGATATGCCAGATACCTAAAGATGGTGCAAGTG GGTGTCCCCGTGATGGCTATTCGGAATAAAATGATTTCTGAAGGACTAAACCCTGATCTTCTAGA GACTCCCAATGCCCCTGTCCCAGATGGCGACGTTGCACTTGACGACAGCTCTGACAGTGAATCCTCGTTCAGTGACTGA